One window of the Runella slithyformis DSM 19594 genome contains the following:
- a CDS encoding 3-keto-disaccharide hydrolase: protein MIRLPLTCLFTWLLGVNLCHAQSSNTLTQSEKKSGWVLLFDGKTTNGWRGAYSTDFPKHGWVVKEGELRGELSTGAESGDAGDIVTLKKYKNFELVFEWKLGKGGNSGVKYFIEERRPKPDKGSQAGYEYQLIDDANYIYNGKPLPQDLKTASIYDVMAARKPDAKVEVWHSSRIIVNDNHIEHWLDGQKVLNIDRNAEAFKQGVQDSKFKEYQGFTAIPEGHILLQDHGHSVAFKNIKLKEL from the coding sequence ATGATTCGTTTACCGCTTACCTGCCTGTTTACATGGCTTTTGGGAGTTAATCTTTGCCATGCCCAAAGCTCGAATACCCTTACGCAATCCGAGAAAAAGTCGGGCTGGGTTTTGCTGTTTGACGGCAAAACAACCAATGGTTGGCGGGGAGCCTACAGCACCGATTTTCCGAAGCACGGCTGGGTCGTAAAAGAGGGTGAATTACGGGGCGAACTTTCGACAGGGGCAGAATCGGGCGATGCCGGAGATATTGTCACGTTGAAAAAGTACAAAAATTTTGAGCTGGTTTTCGAGTGGAAACTGGGCAAAGGGGGAAACTCCGGCGTAAAGTACTTTATTGAAGAACGTCGGCCTAAGCCTGATAAAGGCTCGCAGGCCGGATATGAATACCAACTCATTGACGATGCCAATTATATCTACAACGGCAAGCCCTTGCCGCAAGACCTCAAAACAGCTTCGATTTATGATGTAATGGCCGCCCGAAAACCCGATGCCAAAGTGGAAGTGTGGCACTCTTCCCGAATCATTGTGAACGACAATCATATCGAACATTGGCTCGACGGACAAAAAGTATTGAACATTGACCGGAATGCGGAGGCGTTCAAACAGGGTGTTCAGGACAGTAAATTCAAAGAGTATCAGGGTTTTACTGCGATTCCCGAAGGACATATTTTATTGCAGGACCACGGACACAGCGTAGCGTTCAAAAACATTAAACTGAAAGAATTATGA